TCCGATGTTCGGCGGCGGCCGCGGCAAGCCGGTGGACCGGCACTACATCGAGGGCTTCCTGCAGCGCCATGCGGCCGACGTGCGCGGCCGCATGCTGGAGGTGGGCGAGGACCACTACACCCGGCGCTACGGCGGCGAACGGGTGACCTCGGCCGAGGTGCTGCACGCCGACCGCAGCAACCCGCGGGCCGACTGGGTGGCCGACCTCGCGACCGGGGACGGCCTGCCCGAGGCCGCCTTCGACGGCTTCATCTGCACGCAGACGCTGCAGTACGTCTACCCGCTGGAAGCGGCGGTGCGCAGCGCCTGGCGGCTGCTTCGGCCGGGCGGCACCTGGCTGCTCAGCGTGCCCGGCATCAGCCAGATCAGCCCCTACGACCGCGACCGCTGGGGCGAGCACTGGCGCTTCACGCCGCAGTCCGTGCAGCGGCTGCTGGCGACCACCTTCCCGTCCGAGGGCGTCGAGGTGCGCGCCCACGGCAACGTGCTGGCGGCGGTCGCCTTCCTGCACGGCCTGGCCTGCGAGGACCTGACGCTCGAGGAACTCGACCACCACGACGACCGCTACCCGCTGCTGGTGACCGCCGCGGCGCGCAAGCCGGCCGCAACGGCTCAAGTCGCGGCTTGACGCGCCGAAAACCGGTTGTGGCGCGAAGGCGGTCCCGTCGGGGCCGGCGCTGCGCTTTGCCCCGCCGTGTCGTCGTGTTCCCGGTCACGCCCGTTGCCCCCGCCCGCCACCCGGCAACGCCGCTGGCGCGGTCGGGGCTGCGCGGCGCTCGTGGTGGCATGGCTCGGCCTGGCCGGGGCGTTGCCGACCGTGGCCCAGGAATCGGTGCGCGCGCAGGCCGCGGCCCGGTTGGGCCCGCGGGCCGCTCAGGCGCAGCGCGCGCTCGAACCGCTGCTGCAGCCGATGGCCGCGGGCGAGGTGCTCGACCGGCTCGAGGCGGTCAACCGCTTCTTCAACCACCAGATCCGCTTCCGCGAGGACGCGCAGGTCTGGGGTCTGCCCGACCACTGGGCGAGCCCGTTCCAGGCGCTGGGCCGCGGCGAGGGCGACTGCGAGGACTACGCCATCGGCAAGTATTTCTCGCTGCTGGCCGCCGGCCTGCCGGCGCCCCGGCTGCGGCTGGTCTACGTCAAGGTGATGCTGCCCGGGCAGACCACGCCTCAGCCGCACATGGTGCTCGCCTACCATCCCCCGGAAGCCCATGCCGAACCCCTGGTGCTCGACAACCTGATGGACGCCCTGCTGCCCGCCTCCCGCCGACCCGACCTGCAACCGGTCTTCAGCTTCAACAGCGAGGGCCTGTGGCAGGGCAGCACGCCGGCCGGGGACCCGCTGCGGCGGCTGTCGCGCTGGCGCGAGGTGGCCGAACGCGCGCGCGACGAGGGCTTCGTCCGATGAGCGCGATGGCCGTCGCGGCCGCGGGGAGCGCCGCATGTCGCTGACCCGTCAACTCACCGCCTGGCTGGTCGGCCTGCTGCTGCTGGCGGTGGCGGTGGCCGTCACCGTGCACCTGGCGTCCACCCACCGCCTGGTGCAGCAGCAGCTGCACCTGAAGAACCAGGACGCCGCACAGGTGCTGGCGCTGGCCGCCTCGCAGCAGCAGGGCGACGGCACCCGCATCGGCCTGCTGATGCGGGCGCAGGCGGACACCGGCCACTACCGCCGCATCGTCTGGCAGCAGGCCGACGGCGGGGTGGCGCTGGACCTGCAGGGGCCGGCGCCGTCCGCCGCCGG
The sequence above is a segment of the Aquabacterium sp. J223 genome. Coding sequences within it:
- a CDS encoding transglutaminase-like cysteine peptidase, giving the protein MAWLGLAGALPTVAQESVRAQAAARLGPRAAQAQRALEPLLQPMAAGEVLDRLEAVNRFFNHQIRFREDAQVWGLPDHWASPFQALGRGEGDCEDYAIGKYFSLLAAGLPAPRLRLVYVKVMLPGQTTPQPHMVLAYHPPEAHAEPLVLDNLMDALLPASRRPDLQPVFSFNSEGLWQGSTPAGDPLRRLSRWREVAERARDEGFVR
- a CDS encoding class I SAM-dependent methyltransferase, which produces MDRSSIQFGDLRRLTPIDPMFGGGRGKPVDRHYIEGFLQRHAADVRGRMLEVGEDHYTRRYGGERVTSAEVLHADRSNPRADWVADLATGDGLPEAAFDGFICTQTLQYVYPLEAAVRSAWRLLRPGGTWLLSVPGISQISPYDRDRWGEHWRFTPQSVQRLLATTFPSEGVEVRAHGNVLAAVAFLHGLACEDLTLEELDHHDDRYPLLVTAAARKPAATAQVAA